From a region of the Janthinobacterium sp. 61 genome:
- a CDS encoding N-acetyltransferase, with translation MPSAPHSEASRTARSLAAALIGDPFYRTVTVACGEDEAARLAMLTHYFSLALAEGWQAGRVDLADDAGSGAAIWTTDAPAALRQAAYAQREIALRALLGERGFPHFSAIVDNMEHALAQHELQDAWYLSIAGIDPAGQGQGLGASVLAPGLAAVDAARAACFLETYNERSLPFYGRLGFLVEGRYAEAVTGCDYWLMRRPAAGNSHAD, from the coding sequence ATGCCCAGCGCACCACACAGTGAAGCATCGCGAACCGCCCGCAGCCTGGCCGCCGCCCTGATCGGCGACCCGTTTTACCGCACCGTGACTGTGGCGTGCGGCGAGGACGAAGCGGCGCGGCTGGCCATGCTGACGCACTACTTCTCGTTGGCCCTTGCCGAAGGCTGGCAGGCGGGCCGCGTCGACCTGGCTGACGACGCTGGCAGTGGCGCCGCCATCTGGACGACGGATGCGCCGGCAGCACTGCGCCAGGCCGCGTATGCGCAGCGCGAGATCGCCTTGCGCGCGCTGCTGGGAGAGCGCGGCTTTCCGCATTTTTCAGCCATCGTCGACAACATGGAGCACGCGCTGGCGCAACACGAATTGCAGGATGCCTGGTATTTGTCGATCGCCGGCATCGATCCTGCCGGGCAAGGGCAGGGACTGGGCGCGTCCGTGCTGGCGCCGGGACTGGCGGCCGTTGATGCTGCTCGTGCCGCGTGCTTCCTGGAGACGTACAACGAGCGCAGCCTGCCGTTCTATGGCCGCCTTGGCTTCTTGGTGGAGGGGCGTTACGCGGAAGCCGTCACGGGCTGCGATTACTGGCTGATGCGACGGCCCGCTGCAGGAAACTCGCACGCTGACTAA
- a CDS encoding mechanosensitive ion channel family protein yields MSALLRLLCLLTIFLLPVAHADEGASSLVAEAASAIAPSQGAAARTAPLMFANRKVFVFRAGLAGYPPDERAIGAQRRLEGVLAKNGPLQTGTRTIPEGTQVLLDGVQLFVVVPGDVNQLAGDTTESVAKTAAGELRKAVLDYREQGSWRYLAIAAAVCAAATLVFWLVWMGLTRFYRWAKRRSGILLASRLRDVRLKNVRVLDAEHYIAFAYQLLSAVLWGLRLMATYLWAAFVLSRLPYTRSWGESLNGYLFDVAADVFHAIIGALPGLVLVCVIFAIARLIAATAASLFKRVESGELQIGWLDKDTALPTRRIASVVIWLFALAMAYPYLPGSHTAAFQGLSVLVGLMVSIGASSIVGQGASGLILMYTRALRKGEYVRVGDSEGTVVDVGMFETRLRTGLGEEVALPNAWVMSQTTKNYSRAQPGGGFVLDSTVTIGYATPWRQVHAMLELAASRTTELSATPKPYVMQLALQDYYVQYRLVAYASAEVPRQRAEVLNRLHQNIIDVFNEFDVQITSPHYIDDPKESQVVPPGEWFRAPAHKPEQGAK; encoded by the coding sequence ATGTCCGCGTTGCTCCGCCTGTTGTGCCTCTTGACGATCTTCCTGCTGCCCGTTGCCCATGCGGACGAGGGCGCATCCTCGCTCGTTGCGGAGGCCGCGTCCGCCATCGCGCCGTCACAAGGCGCTGCGGCCAGGACGGCGCCGCTGATGTTTGCCAACCGCAAGGTGTTCGTCTTCCGCGCCGGGTTGGCCGGCTATCCGCCTGATGAACGGGCCATCGGCGCGCAGCGCCGCCTGGAAGGCGTCCTGGCAAAGAATGGCCCGCTGCAGACGGGCACGCGGACGATTCCCGAAGGCACGCAAGTGCTGCTCGACGGGGTGCAGCTGTTCGTCGTCGTGCCCGGCGACGTCAACCAGCTGGCCGGCGACACGACGGAAAGTGTGGCGAAAACGGCTGCCGGGGAATTGCGCAAAGCCGTGCTCGATTACCGCGAACAGGGCAGCTGGCGCTACCTGGCGATCGCCGCCGCCGTGTGCGCGGCCGCCACGCTCGTGTTCTGGCTGGTGTGGATGGGCTTGACACGCTTTTATCGCTGGGCCAAGCGCCGCAGCGGCATTTTGCTAGCCTCGCGCCTGCGCGACGTGCGCCTGAAAAACGTGCGCGTGCTCGACGCCGAGCACTACATCGCCTTTGCCTACCAGCTGCTGAGCGCCGTGCTGTGGGGCTTGCGCCTGATGGCCACCTATCTGTGGGCCGCCTTCGTGCTGAGCCGTTTGCCTTACACGCGTTCCTGGGGAGAAAGCCTGAACGGTTATTTGTTCGACGTGGCGGCCGACGTCTTCCACGCCATCATTGGCGCCTTGCCGGGGCTGGTGCTGGTGTGCGTGATCTTCGCCATCGCGCGCCTGATCGCCGCCACCGCCGCCTCGTTGTTCAAGCGCGTGGAAAGCGGAGAACTGCAAATTGGCTGGCTCGACAAGGACACGGCCCTGCCCACGCGCCGCATTGCCAGCGTGGTGATCTGGCTGTTCGCGCTGGCCATGGCGTATCCGTATTTGCCCGGTTCGCACACGGCCGCTTTCCAGGGGCTGTCCGTGCTGGTGGGCCTGATGGTATCGATCGGCGCGTCGAGCATCGTGGGCCAGGGAGCCAGCGGCTTGATCCTGATGTACACGCGCGCCCTGCGCAAGGGGGAATATGTGCGCGTGGGCGATAGCGAAGGCACGGTGGTCGACGTGGGCATGTTCGAGACACGCTTGCGCACGGGCCTGGGTGAAGAAGTGGCCTTGCCGAACGCCTGGGTGATGTCGCAAACGACGAAAAACTATTCGCGCGCCCAGCCTGGCGGCGGCTTCGTGCTCGATTCCACCGTCACCATCGGCTATGCCACACCATGGCGGCAGGTGCACGCCATGCTGGAACTGGCCGCCTCCCGCACGACGGAATTGTCTGCCACGCCGAAACCCTACGTGATGCAGCTGGCGCTGCAGGATTACTACGTGCAATACCGCCTCGTCGCCTACGCCAGCGCCGAAGTCCCCCGCCAGCGCGCCGAAGTGCTGAACCGCTTGCACCAGAACATCATCGACGTCTTCAACGAATTCGACGTGCAAATCACTTCGCCGCACTACATTGACGACCCGAAAGAATCGCAAGTGGTGCCGCCCGGTGAATGGTTCAGGGCGCCGGCGCACAAGCCGGAACAGGGGGCGAAGTAA
- a CDS encoding 2OG-Fe(II) oxygenase gives MRALDWRQIEDDLNQYGSAVVPGLLNRAQCGALAAQYDDASRFRSRVVMQRHGFGQGEYQYWAYPLPEPVAELRATLYPPLAAIANRWHASMGLESRFPLAHGDFLARCHAAGQARPTPLLLRYREGDYNCLHQDLYGEHVFPLQLAVLLSRPQDDFTGGEFVLTEQRPRMQSRVAVVPLAQGDAVIFPVAQRPVNGTRGSYRVNMRHGVSRLRTGLRHTLGIIFHDAS, from the coding sequence GTGAGGGCGCTGGACTGGCGGCAGATCGAGGATGATCTGAATCAATACGGTAGCGCCGTCGTACCAGGTTTGCTGAATCGTGCGCAGTGCGGGGCGCTGGCGGCGCAGTATGACGATGCATCGCGTTTTCGCAGCCGTGTGGTGATGCAGCGCCATGGTTTTGGCCAGGGAGAGTACCAGTATTGGGCGTATCCGCTGCCGGAGCCGGTCGCCGAGCTGCGCGCTACCTTGTATCCGCCGCTGGCGGCGATTGCCAACCGCTGGCATGCCAGCATGGGCCTCGAGAGCCGCTTTCCGCTGGCACACGGGGACTTCCTCGCGCGCTGTCATGCGGCCGGGCAAGCGCGGCCCACCCCCTTGCTGCTGCGCTACCGCGAGGGCGATTACAACTGCCTGCACCAGGACCTGTATGGCGAGCATGTGTTTCCGCTGCAACTGGCCGTGCTGCTGTCGCGCCCGCAAGACGATTTCACGGGCGGCGAGTTCGTGCTGACGGAGCAGCGCCCGCGCATGCAGTCGCGCGTGGCGGTCGTGCCCCTGGCGCAGGGCGACGCCGTCATCTTTCCGGTCGCGCAGCGCCCCGTGAATGGCACGCGTGGCAGCTACCGTGTCAACATGCGCCATGGCGTGTCGCGCCTGCGCACGGGCTTGCGCCATACCCTGGGCATCATTTTTCACGATGCGAGCTGA
- the ada gene encoding bifunctional DNA-binding transcriptional regulator/O6-methylguanine-DNA methyltransferase Ada has translation MEHSYSTDDERWDAVQRRAPDADGVFYYSVRTTGVYCRPSCAARPALRRNVAFHDSCEQAEVAGFRPCLRCKPNLPPLAQRQAAIVADICRLIDASDEMLELDSLARAAGMSRFHFHRVFKAHTGITPKAYAAARRGERLKAGLQGAANVTETLYAAGFNSSGRLYAATPGLLGMTPGAFRDGGSGAVIRFAIGACSLGAILVASTDKGICAILIDDDPEVLLRDLQDRFPQAELRGAEPDYEQTVAQVVGLVEAPGLGLDLPLDVRGTVFQQRVWQALREIPAGSTVSYAELARRIGAPKGARAVAGACAANALAVAIPCHRVVRNDGALSGYRWGVERKQALLEREGER, from the coding sequence ATGGAACACTCTTACTCGACCGACGATGAGCGCTGGGATGCCGTGCAGCGGCGCGCGCCCGATGCCGACGGCGTTTTTTATTACTCGGTGCGCACGACGGGCGTGTATTGCCGTCCCTCTTGCGCGGCGCGCCCCGCCTTGCGCCGCAACGTGGCCTTCCACGACAGTTGCGAGCAGGCGGAGGTGGCCGGCTTTCGCCCTTGCCTGCGCTGCAAGCCGAACCTGCCGCCGCTGGCTCAGCGTCAGGCCGCCATCGTGGCCGACATCTGCCGCCTGATCGACGCCAGCGACGAGATGCTGGAACTGGACAGCCTTGCTCGGGCCGCCGGCATGAGCCGCTTTCACTTTCACCGCGTCTTCAAGGCGCACACGGGCATCACACCCAAGGCCTATGCGGCGGCGCGGCGCGGCGAACGGCTGAAGGCCGGCTTGCAAGGCGCGGCGAATGTCACCGAGACACTGTACGCGGCCGGTTTCAATTCCAGCGGCCGCCTGTACGCCGCCACGCCAGGCTTGCTGGGCATGACGCCGGGCGCGTTTCGCGATGGCGGCAGCGGCGCCGTGATCCGCTTCGCTATCGGCGCCTGTTCGCTGGGCGCCATCCTGGTGGCCAGCACGGACAAGGGCATCTGCGCGATTCTGATCGATGACGACCCGGAAGTGCTGCTGCGCGACTTGCAGGACCGCTTTCCGCAAGCCGAACTGCGCGGCGCCGAGCCTGATTATGAACAGACGGTGGCGCAAGTCGTCGGCCTGGTCGAGGCGCCGGGCCTGGGCCTGGACTTGCCGCTCGACGTGCGCGGCACGGTGTTCCAGCAGCGCGTATGGCAAGCCTTGCGCGAGATTCCCGCCGGCAGCACGGTCAGCTATGCCGAGCTGGCGCGGCGCATCGGTGCGCCGAAAGGCGCGCGCGCCGTGGCTGGCGCCTGCGCCGCCAATGCGCTGGCCGTCGCCATCCCCTGCCACCGTGTGGTGCGCAACGATGGCGCGCTGTCCGGCTACCGCTGGGGCGTGGAACGCAAGCAGGCGCTGCTTGAGCGCGAGGGCGAACGGTGA
- the hutC gene encoding histidine utilization repressor — MDDHTTQENTPIFQRIKDFLLAGIAAGRWKEGDVIPSEQALVKQFGVSRMTVNRAVRELTSEQVLTRRQGSGTYVAQQKYQATLLEIKSIADEVRARGHIHRSSLQLLERTKASDLLAKQFGLPPEHPLFHSLIVHFENGVPIQVEDRWVNPECAPDYMTQDFSSITPNEYLMAAAPLQGATYSIEALSAPRDIAEMLAIDTKQACLVLRRQTRSGGKIASIATMWHPGHRYQFAGSFA; from the coding sequence TTGGACGATCATACTACCCAGGAAAATACGCCGATTTTCCAGCGCATCAAGGATTTTCTGCTGGCCGGCATCGCCGCCGGACGCTGGAAGGAAGGCGACGTAATTCCCTCCGAGCAAGCATTGGTGAAACAATTCGGCGTCTCGCGCATGACGGTCAACCGCGCCGTGCGCGAACTGACCAGCGAACAGGTACTGACGCGGCGCCAGGGTTCCGGCACCTATGTGGCACAGCAAAAATACCAGGCGACCTTGTTGGAAATCAAGAGTATCGCCGATGAAGTGCGCGCACGCGGGCATATCCACCGCAGCAGCTTGCAATTGCTCGAACGCACCAAGGCCTCGGATTTGCTGGCCAAGCAATTCGGCCTGCCGCCGGAACACCCGCTGTTTCATTCGCTGATCGTGCATTTTGAAAACGGCGTACCGATCCAGGTGGAAGACCGCTGGGTCAATCCCGAGTGCGCGCCCGACTACATGACGCAGGATTTTTCCAGCATCACGCCGAACGAATATCTGATGGCCGCCGCCCCCTTGCAGGGTGCCACCTACAGTATCGAAGCGCTGTCGGCACCGCGCGATATCGCCGAAATGCTGGCCATCGACACGAAACAGGCGTGCCTGGTGCTGCGCCGCCAGACGCGCTCGGGCGGCAAGATCGCCTCGATCGCCACCATGTGGCATCCCGGACACCGCTATCAGTTCGCCGGAAGCTTTGCTTGA
- a CDS encoding PAS domain-containing hybrid sensor histidine kinase/response regulator, whose translation MALSLPVQAAAQGMAPTLLWPYAAASATALAGLACWQAWRLRQQLRRRLLPAHALAEQDAGQALRGAALTGWTWRRQSDRLQFAPQYQDVLGDKSAKLDHTLAGWLAEVHRDDRARLSLIFRQHLDGQAHGTFNCEFRLRHSDGHWRWLLARGAVLARASDGTATQASGIVCDISERKQDEQSRMRSMLEAAPEAMLVADVEGKVHYANQIGARCFGYPLAELTGMSLEQLVPESAASHSVGDPQSRHSLPGRVMMARRRDGTHFPAKVSLSPLRMAGQVFSIVSLRDMTQRQRAEEALHASSERYRLIVQTAAEGIWMTDADGKTTFVNPKMAQMLGYTVQEMLHRPMLDFMDRDSQLLMQRRLASHGSLASQPDQVDFRFFRKDLSSLWGLLSSTSIQSDNGEPGGTLAMITDITERRQASIALSNSSQRMASVFGAVTNGLVVQDSHGHILESNAAAERMLAASPAGNSLWQAIREDGSAFDQRSHPVHITLSTGVAMRDVLMGVQQPDGSLSWLSVNTEAIRDEYGKVGMVVASLTDITYHKRSESALRELNEHLEERVAQRTEQLDQAKQVAEEASLAKGQFLANMSHEIRTPMNGVIGMAYLALKTDLEPRQRDYLEKIRFAGEHLLGIIDDILDISKIEAGKLEIERVNFSFDHVVQTLMTVVAPRAAGKNLELLFEIDPQLPAVLVGDPLRLGQVLINYANNAIKFSEQGSITVKVRKVVADAKHCLVRFEVCDHGIGLSQDEMSKLFQSFQQADTSTTREYGGTGLGLAICKQLAQLMGGDVGVDSRPGAGSTFWFTANLGISDQAAPAMLDSMAQTAAAMRASADAALVMSTLKHARILLVEDNTFNQQVALELLEEAGASVCLANNGEEALDLLRQTQFDCVLMDVQMPLMDGLQATRHIRTDPQLAHLRVLAMTATATSEDRVRCLEAGMDDFISKPIQPAMMYQTIASWLPARETPPPPARSRAAPAFKTTLAGDPQVIDLSILAKLLGYNPEKVRKFAFKFLQTTQDGFDDIDAALARGDVRQVRELGHRIKSSARTVGALGLAELCHNLETLAPGEPADEAERAQRIVACLWPLLEQITEQIMNNTSFANDD comes from the coding sequence ATGGCACTCTCGCTGCCGGTGCAGGCGGCGGCACAGGGCATGGCCCCGACACTGCTGTGGCCATATGCAGCCGCCAGCGCCACCGCCCTGGCGGGACTGGCTTGCTGGCAAGCCTGGCGGCTGCGGCAGCAGTTGCGCCGCCGGCTACTGCCCGCACATGCCCTGGCAGAACAGGATGCCGGGCAAGCCTTGCGCGGCGCGGCCCTGACTGGCTGGACCTGGCGGCGCCAGTCCGACCGCTTGCAGTTCGCGCCCCAGTACCAGGATGTGCTGGGCGACAAGAGTGCCAAACTCGACCATACACTGGCCGGCTGGCTGGCCGAAGTGCACCGGGACGACCGCGCGCGCCTGAGTCTTATATTTCGACAGCATCTGGATGGCCAGGCGCACGGCACCTTCAATTGCGAATTCCGTTTGCGCCACAGCGACGGCCACTGGCGCTGGCTGCTGGCGCGCGGCGCCGTGCTGGCACGCGCCTCTGATGGCACCGCCACGCAGGCCAGCGGTATCGTCTGCGATATCAGCGAACGCAAGCAGGACGAGCAATCGCGCATGCGTTCAATGCTGGAAGCGGCGCCCGAAGCCATGCTGGTGGCCGATGTCGAGGGCAAGGTGCATTACGCGAATCAGATCGGCGCGCGCTGCTTCGGCTATCCCCTGGCCGAATTGACGGGCATGTCACTGGAGCAACTGGTGCCGGAAAGCGCGGCCAGCCACTCCGTGGGCGACCCGCAATCGCGGCACAGCCTGCCGGGCCGGGTGATGATGGCGCGCCGCCGCGACGGTACGCACTTTCCCGCCAAGGTCAGCCTGTCGCCGCTGCGCATGGCTGGGCAAGTGTTTTCCATCGTCTCGCTGCGCGACATGACGCAGCGCCAGCGCGCCGAGGAAGCCTTGCACGCCAGTTCAGAGCGCTACCGCCTGATCGTGCAGACGGCGGCCGAAGGCATCTGGATGACGGATGCGGATGGCAAAACCACTTTCGTCAACCCGAAGATGGCGCAGATGCTGGGCTACACGGTGCAGGAAATGCTGCACCGTCCCATGCTTGACTTCATGGACCGCGACAGCCAGTTGCTGATGCAGCGCCGCCTGGCCAGCCATGGCAGCCTCGCCAGCCAGCCGGACCAGGTCGACTTCCGCTTCTTCCGCAAGGACTTGTCCAGCTTGTGGGGTTTGCTGTCGAGCACCAGTATTCAATCGGACAATGGCGAGCCGGGCGGCACGCTGGCGATGATTACCGACATCACGGAACGGCGCCAGGCGTCGATCGCCCTGTCGAATTCGAGCCAGCGCATGGCGTCCGTGTTTGGTGCCGTCACCAACGGCCTGGTGGTGCAGGACAGCCACGGCCATATCCTGGAAAGCAATGCCGCCGCCGAGCGCATGCTGGCGGCGAGCCCGGCCGGCAACAGCCTGTGGCAAGCCATCCGCGAAGACGGCTCCGCTTTCGACCAGCGCAGCCATCCCGTGCACATCACTCTGTCGACGGGTGTCGCCATGCGCGACGTGCTGATGGGCGTACAGCAGCCCGACGGCAGCCTGTCGTGGCTCTCCGTAAATACCGAGGCCATCCGCGATGAATACGGCAAGGTGGGCATGGTAGTGGCCAGCCTGACGGACATCACGTATCACAAGCGCAGCGAGAGCGCTTTGCGCGAACTCAATGAACATCTGGAAGAGCGCGTGGCGCAGCGCACCGAGCAGCTCGACCAGGCCAAGCAAGTGGCCGAAGAAGCGAGCCTGGCGAAGGGGCAATTCCTGGCCAATATGAGCCATGAAATCCGCACGCCGATGAATGGCGTGATCGGCATGGCCTATCTCGCCCTGAAAACGGACCTGGAGCCGCGCCAGCGCGATTACCTGGAAAAGATCCGCTTTGCCGGCGAGCACCTGCTGGGCATCATCGACGATATCCTCGACATCTCGAAAATCGAGGCGGGCAAGCTGGAAATCGAACGCGTCAACTTCAGTTTTGACCACGTGGTGCAAACCCTGATGACGGTGGTAGCGCCGCGCGCCGCCGGCAAGAACCTGGAACTGCTGTTCGAGATCGACCCGCAATTGCCGGCCGTGCTGGTGGGCGATCCGCTGCGCCTGGGGCAAGTGCTGATCAACTACGCCAATAACGCCATCAAGTTCAGCGAACAGGGCAGCATTACCGTGAAAGTGCGCAAGGTGGTGGCGGACGCCAAGCACTGTCTGGTGCGCTTTGAAGTATGCGACCACGGCATCGGCCTGTCGCAGGATGAAATGAGTAAACTCTTCCAGTCCTTCCAGCAAGCCGACACCTCCACCACGCGCGAATATGGCGGCACGGGCCTGGGCCTGGCCATCTGCAAGCAGCTGGCCCAGCTGATGGGTGGCGACGTGGGAGTCGACAGCCGTCCCGGCGCCGGCAGCACCTTCTGGTTCACGGCCAACCTGGGCATTTCCGACCAGGCGGCGCCGGCCATGCTCGACAGCATGGCGCAGACGGCAGCGGCCATGCGCGCCAGCGCCGACGCCGCCCTGGTCATGAGCACGCTCAAGCATGCGCGCATCCTTCTGGTGGAAGACAATACCTTCAATCAGCAAGTGGCGCTGGAATTGCTGGAAGAAGCGGGTGCCTCCGTCTGCCTGGCCAACAATGGCGAAGAGGCGCTCGACCTGTTGCGCCAGACGCAGTTCGACTGCGTGCTGATGGACGTGCAGATGCCGTTGATGGATGGCTTGCAAGCGACGCGCCACATCCGCACCGACCCGCAACTGGCGCATCTGCGCGTGCTGGCCATGACGGCTACGGCCACCAGCGAAGACCGCGTGCGCTGCCTGGAGGCGGGCATGGACGATTTCATTTCCAAACCGATCCAGCCGGCCATGATGTACCAGACCATCGCCAGCTGGCTGCCGGCGCGTGAAACGCCGCCGCCTCCCGCACGCAGCCGCGCCGCGCCCGCCTTCAAGACCACCCTGGCCGGCGACCCGCAAGTGATCGACCTGTCCATCCTGGCCAAGTTACTGGGCTACAACCCGGAAAAAGTGCGCAAATTCGCCTTCAAGTTCCTGCAGACGACGCAGGATGGCTTCGACGACATCGATGCGGCCCTGGCGCGCGGCGACGTGCGCCAGGTACGCGAACTGGGGCACCGCATCAAGTCGTCGGCGCGTACCGTGGGGGCCCTGGGGCTGGCCGAGCTGTGCCACAACCTGGAAACCCTGGCGCCAGGCGAGCCGGCCGACGAGGCTGAGCGGGCACAACGCATCGTGGCGTGCCTGTGGCCCCTGCTGGAACAGATTACCGAACAAATCATGAATAACACCAGCTTTGCCAATGACGATTAG
- a CDS encoding response regulator yields the protein MNTVSNQASREQNEAGLAPLRVLLLDDDVFMLDVLSDMLEHMGSFDIRCESHSEQALATLKQHQPDLLICDLSMPDIDGIEFLRMAADNGFRGGVVLLSGLHSAVRLAAERLAVANGLHILGTFRKPMESAELQLMVNLQLQHTARQASVQA from the coding sequence ATGAATACTGTATCAAACCAAGCAAGCCGGGAACAGAACGAAGCAGGCCTGGCGCCGCTGCGTGTGCTGCTGCTGGACGATGATGTCTTCATGCTCGACGTGCTCAGCGACATGCTCGAACATATGGGCTCGTTCGACATCCGCTGCGAGTCGCACAGCGAACAGGCGCTGGCTACCCTGAAGCAGCACCAGCCTGACCTGCTGATCTGCGACCTGTCCATGCCCGACATCGACGGCATCGAATTTTTGCGCATGGCGGCGGACAATGGCTTCCGCGGGGGCGTGGTTCTGCTGTCGGGCCTGCATTCGGCCGTGCGCCTGGCGGCCGAACGCCTGGCCGTGGCCAATGGCCTGCATATATTAGGCACCTTCCGCAAGCCGATGGAAAGCGCGGAATTGCAGCTCATGGTGAACTTGCAACTGCAGCACACGGCCCGCCAGGCCAGCGTACAGGCCTGA
- the trxA gene encoding thioredoxin TrxA — MSENIKHISDASFEADVLKSDLPVLVDFWAEWCGPCKAIAPILEEVAKEYAGRIVIAKMDVDANQAVPAKFGIRGIPTLILFKDGVAAAQKVGAMAKGQLTAFVDSNI, encoded by the coding sequence ATGAGCGAAAATATCAAACACATTAGCGATGCATCTTTTGAAGCAGACGTCCTGAAATCCGACTTGCCCGTCCTGGTGGACTTCTGGGCTGAGTGGTGCGGTCCCTGCAAGGCTATTGCCCCGATCCTGGAAGAAGTAGCCAAGGAATACGCAGGCCGCATCGTGATCGCCAAGATGGACGTGGACGCGAACCAGGCAGTGCCTGCCAAGTTCGGCATCCGCGGCATCCCGACCCTGATCCTGTTCAAGGATGGTGTCGCAGCTGCTCAAAAAGTGGGCGCCATGGCCAAGGGCCAGTTGACCGCTTTCGTCGACAGCAACATTTAA
- the rho gene encoding transcription termination factor Rho, which translates to MHLSELKALHVSALLEMAIGLDIDNAARLRKQELMFAILKKRAKSGEQIFGDGALEVLPDGFGFLRSPDASYMASTDDIYISPSQIRRFNLHTGDSIEGEVRTPKDGERYFALVKVDKVNGESPEMSKHRILFENLTPLHPNEPLRLEREMNGQENITGRIIDLIAPIGKGQRGLLVASPKSGKSVILQHIAHAITANHPDITLIVLLIDERPEEVTEMQRSVRGEVVASTFDEPATRHVQVAEMVLEKAKRLVEMKKDVVILLDSITRLARAYNTVIPASGKVLTGGVDANALQRPKRFFGAARNIEEGGSLTIIATALIETGSRMDDVIFEEFKGTGNMEVHLERRLAEKRVYPAINLNKSGTRREELLIKPNELQKIWILRKLLYSMDEIEAMEFILDKMKATKNNAEFFDMMRRGG; encoded by the coding sequence ATGCATTTATCCGAACTAAAGGCCCTACACGTATCCGCCCTGCTTGAGATGGCGATCGGTCTTGACATTGACAACGCAGCCCGCTTGCGCAAACAGGAGCTGATGTTCGCTATCCTGAAAAAACGCGCCAAGTCCGGCGAACAGATTTTCGGCGACGGCGCCCTGGAAGTGCTGCCAGACGGCTTCGGCTTCCTGCGCTCGCCTGACGCCAGTTACATGGCGTCCACCGACGACATTTACATCTCCCCTTCGCAAATCCGCCGCTTCAATCTGCACACCGGCGATTCGATCGAGGGCGAGGTACGGACCCCGAAAGATGGCGAACGCTATTTCGCATTGGTCAAAGTCGACAAGGTCAACGGCGAATCGCCGGAGATGTCGAAACACCGCATCCTGTTTGAAAACCTGACGCCGCTGCACCCGAATGAGCCGCTGCGCCTGGAACGTGAAATGAATGGCCAGGAAAACATCACCGGCCGCATCATCGACCTGATCGCCCCGATCGGCAAAGGCCAGCGCGGCTTGCTGGTGGCATCGCCGAAATCCGGCAAATCCGTGATCCTGCAGCATATCGCCCATGCGATCACGGCAAATCACCCGGATATCACGCTGATCGTGCTGCTGATTGACGAACGCCCGGAAGAAGTTACCGAAATGCAACGTTCGGTACGCGGCGAAGTCGTCGCCTCGACCTTCGACGAGCCGGCCACGCGCCACGTGCAAGTGGCCGAAATGGTGCTGGAAAAAGCCAAGCGCCTGGTCGAAATGAAAAAAGACGTAGTGATTCTGCTCGACTCGATCACCCGTTTGGCGCGCGCCTACAACACCGTCATCCCTGCCTCGGGCAAGGTATTGACTGGTGGTGTCGACGCAAATGCGCTGCAACGTCCAAAACGCTTCTTCGGCGCCGCGCGCAATATCGAAGAAGGCGGCTCGCTGACCATCATCGCCACGGCGCTGATCGAAACGGGTTCGCGCATGGATGACGTGATCTTTGAAGAATTCAAGGGTACCGGCAACATGGAAGTGCATCTGGAACGCCGTCTGGCAGAAAAGCGTGTCTATCCGGCAATTAACCTGAACAAATCGGGTACCCGCCGCGAAGAACTGCTGATCAAACCGAACGAACTGCAAAAAATCTGGATCCTGCGCAAATTGCTGTACTCGATGGACGAGATCGAGGCGATGGAGTTCATTCTGGACAAGATGAAAGCCACGAAGAACAACGCAGAGTTTTTCGATATGATGAGACGCGGCGGCTGA
- a CDS encoding type B 50S ribosomal protein L31, which produces MKVDTHPEYREVVFHDLSCDFKFVTRSTIQTREKITHDGKEYPLVKIEVSAESHPFFTGKHKIVDTAGRVEKFRQKFGTVGSKTAVAAG; this is translated from the coding sequence ATGAAAGTCGATACCCATCCAGAATACCGCGAAGTTGTTTTCCACGATCTGTCGTGCGATTTCAAATTCGTTACCCGCTCGACCATCCAAACCCGCGAAAAAATCACCCACGACGGTAAAGAATACCCACTGGTGAAGATCGAGGTTTCGGCTGAATCGCACCCATTCTTCACGGGCAAGCACAAAATCGTCGATACCGCTGGTCGCGTCGAGAAGTTCCGTCAGAAGTTCGGTACCGTTGGTTCGAAAACCGCAGTCGCAGCAGGCTGA